The following are from one region of the Rhipicephalus microplus isolate Deutch F79 chromosome 1, USDA_Rmic, whole genome shotgun sequence genome:
- the LOC142767292 gene encoding thrombin inhibitor hemalin-like, protein MLLLGLHRRGSALWLTAVVALVTACGALEPECLQPLERGSCDKLHGRFFYNATSRQCQEFFWLGCAENANNFENREDCEKECQHSEVPLPRPKDEPGRRSAICYRRPRRGNCKAIHRRWFFNYRTLMCDRFLWGGCDTNGNNFHTRRDCRVACSIDANVP, encoded by the exons ATGCTGCTGCTAGGTTTGCATCGCCGCGGCTCTGCGCTTTGGCTGACCGCAGTCGTCGCGCTTGTGACTG CATGCGGTGCCCTAGAGCCGGAGTGTCTACAGCCCCTGGAGCGAGGCTCGTGCGACAAGCTGCACGGCCGATTCTTCTACAATGCCACCAGCCGTCAGTGCCAGGAGTTCTTCTGGCTGGGCTGTGCCGAGAACGCGAACAACTTCGAGAACCGCGAGGATTGCGAGAAGGAGTGCCAGC ATTCTGAAGTTCCACTGCCCCGACCTAAAG ACGAACCTGGTCGGCGCAGTGCGATCTGCTACCGGCGTCCACGGCGGGGCAACTGCAAGGCCATCCACCGGCGCTGGTTCTTCAACTACCGCACACTCATGTGCGACCGCTTTCTCTGGGGAGGCTGCGACACCAACGGCAACAACTTCCACACCCGGCGAGACTGCCGCGTGGCCTGCTCAATTGATGCTAACGTGCCGTGA